The Triticum aestivum cultivar Chinese Spring chromosome 3A, IWGSC CS RefSeq v2.1, whole genome shotgun sequence genome includes a region encoding these proteins:
- the LOC123058694 gene encoding WAT1-related protein At5g07050: MGGYGDLFEKAKPYIAMICLQFGYAGMNVITKVSLNGGMSHYVLVVYRHAFATVSIAPFALIFERKVRPKMTWSSFLQIFVLALLGPVIDQNFYYVGLKYTGPTFACAMSNILPAMTFVMAFIFRMEKVDLRKVRCQAKVAGTVVTVAGAMLMTLYKGPLMRMAWTSHGQAHGGEAPAVDPTGREWFLGSLFIIIATLAWASLFILQAHTLKQYSAPLSLTTLICFVGTLQAIVVTLAMEHRPSVWTIGFDMNLLAAAYAGIVTSSIAYYVQGLVIQKTGPVFASAFSPLMMIVVAVMGSFILSEKIYLGGVLGSVLIVIGLYSVLWGKHKETQAESAALREAMASINSKGDGDAVHGHDPECEKANGAPKPSSNGHGASAV; this comes from the exons atGGGTGGCTACGGCGACTTGTTCGAGAAGGCCAAGCCTTACATCGCCATGATCTGCCTGCAGTTCGGCTACGCCGGCATGAACGTCATCACCAAGGTCTCGCTCAACGGCGGCATGAGCCACTACGTGCTCGTCGTGTACCGCCACGCCTTCGCCACCGTCTCCATCGCGCCATTTGCCCTAATTTTCGAGAG AAAGGTGAGGCCGAAGATGACGTGGTCGTCCTTCCTCCAGATCTTCGTGCTGGCACTTCTCGG GCCTGTGATCGACCAGAACTTCTACTATGTGGGTCTCAAGTACACTGGCCCGACCTTCGCATGCGCCATGAGCAACATCCTTCCAGCCATGACCTTCGTGATGGCCTTCATCTTCAG GATGGAGAAGGTGGACCTGAGAAAGGTGCGGTGCCAGGCGAAGGTGGCCGGGACGGTGGTGACGGTGGCCGGCGCGATGCTGATGACGCTCTACAAGGGCCCGCTGATGCGGATGGCGTGGACGAGCCACGGACAGGCCCACGGCGGCGAGGCCCCGGCCGTCGATCCCACGGGCAGGGAGTGGTTCCTCGGCTCGCTCTTCATCATCATCGCCACCCTCGCCTGGGCTTCTCTCTTCATCCTCCAGGCTCACACCCTGAAGCAGTACTCGGCACCGCTCTCCCTTACCACGCTCATCTGCTTCGTCGGCACCCTCCAGGCCATCGTCGTCACCTTGGCCATGGAGCACCGCCCCTCCGTCTGGACCATCGGCTTCGACATGAACCTCCTCGCCGCCGCATACGCC GGCATCGTGACGTCGAGCATAGCATACTACGTGCAAGGCCTGGTGATCCAGAAGACCGGGCCGGTTTTCGCGTCGGCCTTCAGCCCGCTGATGATGATCGTGGTGGCCGTGATGGGCTCCTTCATCCTCTCCGAGAAGATATACCTGGGCGGCGTCCTCGGCTCCGTCCTCATCGTCATCGGGCTCTACTCCGTGCTCTGGGGAAAGCACAAGGAGACGCAGGCAGAGTCTGCGGCTCTGCGGGAGGCCATGGCCTCCATCAACTCCAAGGGAGACGGAGACGCCGTACACGGGCACGATCCTGAGTGCGAGAAAGCCAACGGAGCACCCAAGCCATCCTCCAACGGACACGGAGCTAGTGCAGTCTGA